In Eschrichtius robustus isolate mEscRob2 chromosome 11, mEscRob2.pri, whole genome shotgun sequence, the following proteins share a genomic window:
- the LOC137772270 gene encoding LOW QUALITY PROTEIN: olfactory receptor 5T2-like (The sequence of the model RefSeq protein was modified relative to this genomic sequence to represent the inferred CDS: deleted 4 bases in 2 codons), translated as MENATEVTVFILMGFMDDFNVQIFLFLFLAIYLSTLVGNLGLVLLVIVDSLLHNLMYYFLSVLLFLDACYSSVVTPKMLVNFLLENKTISYLRCATQMFLAVTFGTTERFLLDAMAHDCYVTICNPLLYSVSMAPRVYVSLTIASYVGGILHASVHAVATFSLSFCASHEIRRVFCDLPPLLTISCSDTHTNQLVLFYFVGSVETVTALIVLISCGFMLLAILRMHSAEGRRKVFSTCGSHLTGVSIYHGTILFMYVRPSSSYALDHDMIMSTFYTIVIPMLNPILYSFRNKDVKEAMKRVFGKNGCINKVYFSH; from the exons ATGGAAAATGCAACTGAAGTCACTGTGTTTATATTGATGGGCTTCATGGATGATTTTAATGTGCAAATCTTCCTATTTTTA TTTCTAGCAATCTATCTTTCTACACTGGTAGGAAATTTAGGATTGGTTTTATTGGTCATTGTGGATTCTCTGCTCCACAACCTTATGTACTATTTTCTGAGTGTGTTATTATTCTTGGATGCCTGCTATTCCTCTGTTGTCACTCCAAAAATGTTGGTCAATTTCCTGTTAGAGAATAAAACCATTTCCTATCTTAGATGTGCAACCCAGATGTTTCTCGCTGTTACTTTTGGGACCACAGAAAGATTTCTCTTGGATGCAATGGCACATGATTGCTATGTAACCATCTGCAACCCTCTCCTGTATTCAGTTAGCATGGCACCCAGAGTCTATGTGTCCCTTACCATTGCTTCCTATGTTGGAGGCATCTTGCATGCCTCTGTACACGCAGTGGCCACATTTAGTCTATCCTTCTGTGCATCCCATGAAATCAGACGTGTCTTTTgtgacctccctcccctcctcaccaTTTCTTGCTCTGACACTCACACAAACCAGCTTGTGCTCTTCTACTTTGTGGGCTCTGTTGAGACAGTCACTGCCCTGATTGTCCTGATCTCCTGTGGCTTCATGCTGTTGGCCATTCTGAGGATGCATTCTGCTGAGGGGAGAAGGAAAGTCTTTTCTACATGTGGCTCTCACCTAACTGGAGTGTCAATTTACCACGGAACCATCCTCTTCATGTATGTGAGACCAAGTTCCAGCTATGCTTTGGACCATGACATGATCATGTCGACATTTTACACCATTGTGATTCCCATGCTGAATCCCATC TTATACAGTTTTAGGAATAAAGATGTCAAAGAGGCAATGAAGAGAGTGTTTGGTAAAAATGGATGTAtcaataaagtatatttttcacACTAA
- the LOC137772060 gene encoding olfactory receptor 8K5-like encodes MGVTRQPELQAPLFGVFLIIYAIIVVGNLGMITLTQVDSRLHTPMYFFIKHLAFMDLGNSTVICPKMLVNFTADQNSISYYACATPLAFFLMLIICEFFVLSVVAYDRYLAICNPLLYNVIMSQRLCHVLVGIPYLYSTFQTLMFTIKIVILTFCAISHFYCDDVPLLLMLGSNVQKIELLIILFSAFNLISSLLVVLVSYIMILIAVFRMHSAEGRKKAFSTCGSHLMVVVVFYGSLLFMYMQSNFTRSFDTDKMASVFYTS; translated from the coding sequence ATGGGAGTCACAAGGCAGCCTGAGCTGCAGGCCCCCCTTTTCGGAGTCTTCCTCATCATCTACGCAATCATAGTAGTGGGAAATCTGGGCATGATCACCTTGACCCAAGTGGATTCCCGCCTACACACACCTATGTACTTTTTTATCAAACACCTGGCTTTCATGGATCTTGGTAATTCTACTGTCATTTGTCCCAAGATGCTGGTAAATTTCACTGCGGATCAAAATTCCATTTCCTATTATGCATGTGCCACACCGTTGGCTTTCTTCCTTATGTTAATTATCTGTGAATTTTTTGTCTTGTCGGTCGTGGCCTATGACCGCTATTTGGCCATCTGTAACCCTCTGCTCTACAATGTTATCATGTCCCAGAGACTTTGTCATGTGCTGGTAGGCATTCCATACCTCTACAGTACCTTTCAGACATTAATGTTCACTATTAAGATTGTTATACTGACTTTTTGTGCCATTAGTCATTTCTACTGTGATGATGTTCCCTTGTTACTCATGCTGGGCTCAAATGtacaaaaaatagaattattgaTCATACTATTTTCAGCATTTAATTTGATCTCTTCCCTTCTGGTGGTCCTGGTGTCCTACATAATGATTCTCATAGCAGTATTCCGAATGCATTCTGCAGAGGGCAGGAAAAAAGCTTTCTCCACATGTGGTTCTCATCTGATGGTGGTGGTTGTGTTCTATGGGTCTCTACTATTTATGTACATGCAGTCCAACTTCACTCGCTCCTTTGATACCGATAAAATGGCCTCCGTGTTTTATACTTCATAG